The Solanum lycopersicum chromosome 8, SLM_r2.1 DNA segment TTAGCACTCAATTTATTGAAGTCTGCCAACCCAGTGATCGGAAGGTACTCTTTAATGCGAGACCTGAAGAAACCTTGAAGGTTAATCACATAggtttaagaaaatatatgggTTCATAATTCTTGAAACGGAAAGCAAGTACCTATCATTTACTAGTAGCTGTTCTGCTTGTCTAACAACATTCAAAACAAGAGGTTTTCCTTCCTGATACCGCCGCACAAAGGGGAAAAGGAACACATTAGTATTTTTAGATGATATAATGGAATATAGCATCACAAGCTAACGATCCCCGGAATCAATAGCCAGCCAGGAAAACTCAAGAGCTTCTTCTGAAATCTGAGGAAGGAGGAGTACTGAGAATCCTCAAGTCCTTTGTCAATAAACTTCCTTCCCAATTATTCCTCCAACGAAAAGATATTAAGAAACTTAAATCCAACTAGGAACTTTAACATCTCAATTTACTCGGGCAggcaaaaaaaaagaactagTTTTAGTCTGTGAGTGTAAAATCAATATGTCAACTTGATAGATCCATTGTTTTGAGTACACTTGGAGAAAGGTTGGAGCAATTCAAACCCCCAGAAATAAACACCTCCATGACAAATTGTTGATGGACTCTAGTTTcttaacaataatattatgCAATATACAAATTGGTTTTGACAGAGTCTGATCCAACTAGCCTACAGAACAAACGCAATATATAGAAACTGTTTAGTCTGCTTTGACAAGTTGAAATCACAAAGTGACAAACTTAGTAGATATATAGAAACTGTTTAGTCtgctttgatttttgttttaccCCTCAGAAAAAAATCAGAACCATATACTGTGTTTGGCAATGATATAACATGGAAATGGAAGCAATTTGAATTTTATCACTGACTATGACAATCTAAAGGTCgtttttgtgaaaaatataGATGATTTTCTGGAGATACAAATAATCCTAGATATTTAGTCGAACTTCCTTAAGTTTTATAGCGATATCTTTAGTATTTGTTGTATCTAAGAAAAGTTTAGATGATCTAAAGAATTAGATATTTGTACTTCAGAAAAATCTAGATAGTCTAGAGTATTAGATAATTGAGGGAGATATTTGAAGAAGAAGTTAGAATAGTCTAGATTCTTCCCATGTAAAATCATCCCTAcacaactataaataggggtggTAGTAGGCATTTGAATATAACCTAAGACCAACCCAAATCAAATAGTCTTCTTCTATAACAAAGTTACTTTATCGAAAATTCTTTCTCCTTTCTAGCTTCCTCTTATTTAGTTGAATCTTCACATCTTAGTTAACGAGTTTCCCTATTATACTTTTCTTATGCTAGTCTCATAGTTTTCCATATTAACCACTTCCTCCATTTCAATTTCCTTGGCCTACTTTGACTCGGATggagttgaaaaaaaataatgaagacttttgaatctCTAAATAAAAGATTTGTTAAATGAACCAACGtgtctttaatcttgtggtctgaactatgtccatgtgaaaagttgaaattaaagagtTGCTAAAAAGAGAAAGACTCGTTATTACAGAGAGAGTGCTAGTAAATATCACAGAACATCCAAGTAGGCTAAATTAAATTATCAGTTACGGGTTTATGCAACCCATaatcttaaaaaaatcatttcttagCAAAGCATCCATCAAACACTTCAGAGTTGGATGAACTATTTACAACCAAATTAACACAGCAATCACCACGACAATCACAACTTAAGAAACTGAAAAAGGAAAATCTGTTGTCAATACTCATTAGTAATTTCTCGTGTTTTTGGATTTCAATCATGGAAATATCAAAATCACGATTGCTTATCTACCAAAAACAGAGTACTGCATTTATGACAAgaatgttaaattaaaaaattaagcaaATGAATGATCACCTCTGTCCTATACGCACCAACTCCCAAGTTCAACTTCATGGGGCTGGTATCTTTGTTGTATGCAACAGTAACCTAATAACCAAAACATAACAACCAAAATATGTCACCAAGCTTCAATCAATCTATATTTGAGATCTCAAAAAAGGCAAAATCACAAGAAACTAAACTAAAAGTAGACCTCAACAATTAAACACACTTTCGGAAGATATTAATAACCGGTTTTCTATTCGGCCGCGTAAAACAGAATCAGAGAACTTGATCCATGAATTTCATCTCTTCCTCaataagatttttttgaaaaaaaaaacacagagAAAATTCAATCATTTCCATTTCAATTTCCATCAATCGGACAAAACTCAAGTGATCGAACTCACAGAACTATATCATCCATTTTTGTATATTGAattcttttaataataaaaatggatgTCCTCACGATTAAAAAAAGCTAAAATTCCTGAAAATTCAGCTCATAATAAGAAAAGTAAACACGAAGacttagagagagagagagagagtgttaCGCCGAGAATAGGATCTTCGGGAGCGCGAACGATATGAGAGAAAACAGACTGTTTTCCATCATTTCCTGAGGTAGGAGCACCGACAATGGAGTGGTTGCTATGACCTTCAACGGCAACGGACGACGGTTCAAGGTGCCTCGCCAGAACACTCAACCTCCGATCGGCGGAGGGTGACGGTGATTGTTGTGTGTGCATTTTAGTAGTACGGAACTTTTGCTTGCTACAGTACGCCTTCCTTTTTAAAGTTTGTTTACTCTGGACAATGATCTGTAAAATCCTTTATATATAGTAGTAGAACGGGAAGGAGGAAAAGAGCTAGGGTGACGGGGTGGGTGATGGGATCGGTGTTATCTGATGACATGGCAGTTGTAGGGCCCACAATACTAACTGTCTATTTATTGGCGTTATTAGATGGCGATACGCATTCTAGATGAAGGACggacttttttttaatatctatgTGGCACGTTCTTCAagaaatgaagattttgttgattaCGTAACCTTTTATTTTTTGGCTTTCAAGCAAGGTGTTTGAACTTTGATTTATagtattgaaaaattatttaagggTCAAGACTGAATGTTATGagagttgttattttattaacttACTAAAGCctagatatatataaaatatctttatcCGACAAGATATTTGACtgatacaaaatttttaaattaaaaaatattatttattgtgtAAAAAGAATAGACTTAGCTTAAAAAACCTTTTATTGGATCACCGAATGCTtgctaaaaaaagaaaaggaaattaaagAGAGGTATGTACAATGGTATTCCTTCAACACCTTTGTTGGGATGGTTGTACCATTGTGTTAGtattgtattattaatttaaatacgagatatgttttaattgtaacttaaaatatattgaatgtaACAATGAAAAACCTAATCGCATTgttatcttaatatttttatacccgaaacaatatatataacaaCCCTCCAAACAAAATGTGATAAAAGAAAAGGCTATGGAAGATAGGAATGTACACAATAAGCAATATATTACTCatcaaaaataagttaatttggTTTTATCCAACTGTGTCGTTGATCTTTGTATGCAAGTTTTCTATCCAACACAAAATATTGTGGCATACTAATCAATGACttaaaagtaattattattGGTGATTGGAAGTGGCATATTTATTGTTATATCATTTTTAATGAAGAGACTAGCTTGAACCCAGAGCTCTAGTTTTGAACTTCTTAAGAAAAGGCAACTTTGTATTGTATTAATAGATTACAAAGCGAgagaaaaaattgtttctagTCACTAATCAACAAAGCTTGGTGTTCTCAAAACCGAAACATACTCTCATTCAACTTTCTGCATTTTCCTCAGTACAAAAATGAAGCTCAAAGCAAGTTAAACGCTACTGATACTATAACATAGGAAGGTGGCTTACTCCAGCTTTATCCTGTCAATATCAGTCATGATCCCTTCAAGCTGAAAAAGAAACGAAACACGTCGAATGAATATGTggcaaaataaaatgtgaataaAAACCATGGCTGAAAATGCTTATACAAGAATTACCTTCACAATCTGACGCAAAAAGTAATCACCATACTTCTTCGCGGACTTAGATTCTACAACACGTACCATATCCTGGAATGAAAGACATTGTGAATCACTTTGTCACAATGTATGATAGTGTTTACTACCTTGGGTTAGAAGAATAAGCACAGTAAATATTCTACATGCATTTATGGCCTTGTGTTATTTGTACCGAAAGCTACAGGAGAGACTAACACATGTTAAATGACACCAAAACCAGCAAAACAATCAATAAGAAATGCCCACACTTGTTCGCATCTCTTCAGAACAAGAATAAAGGTAAATGCTGAAAAACAGTTCACGGTTGATTATTCCCAAGCTACTCAAAAGACATTATTTTGAATATGATCGAAAAAGACCGACTATAAAACCCCACGCACATTACCTAgattatatcaaataaataatgtagTCAGCCATCAATTACCCAATGGAGAAAGGATTAAAGGAACAAGATGACAAGATTTTTACATAATATGTTTCTTACTTCATCTATGTAGAAGTCCACATCGGCATTGGAAATTATCTTGCCATCAGAATCGACAGCATGTGTTTTGTGCTTGTATGTCATCAAAACCGCTCTGCATAACAATGAATTCAGTATATAAGCCCACAAATGCATATATCACAGCTGAGAATTTGCATGATAACAAACCGCTAAATGCATTAGATATTTGAGACCTTAAATTGGGTTCATCCAAATCCATGTAATTTGCAAGCTTCCCCAGGGAGATTGTTGAATACACTTTCAAATAGGACCTAACACCAGCCAATAATTGTTGCTGCTTCACTTCATATAGAAACATCTTCAATTGTAGCCTATAGGCATCCTGAGGAAGACAATATAACTAATTTAATAGCGATGAAAGCTGTGTAAAAGCTGAAGAAAAAATGTCATGTGGTCGGAGCATGCAAAACCATCATCTGTGGTGGTTCAAATGTGGAGTCAAGAAATAAGAAACATAGAGAAACCGttcacataaaatacacaagGATCCTTGTAATGGAGATTGAAGGAGCAACTTGGATGTAATTGAAGTAAACATTTCTAGAAACAAATGAACATTTGCATGGAGGATTGAGGAGAACAATCTGTATCTTTATATCTTTAAACTAACCTTGCAGGTGGGATAAAAAGGACCAGAAACTAAGACTAGTTAAAATAGGTACCTGGTTGTAATTTACGAGAGGCTCCTCAAAACTTGGAGCAGAAGGAGTAATGAACTTAGGACATGCATATGAGAAGAGCTCGTCATAGAGTGCAGATGCCTCCTCATCATATCTCAGCATCCTCGCCATCTTCTCACCATACTTCTCCCTTAATTGAGAATTCACAGTTTCTTCAACAAGTTTCACTTGAGGGCACAATGACAAAGCAATAGCCAACAGGGCATACATCTGCTCATTTTTCTTCAGTATCTGCTCATACTGGGGTGACTTCTGGTGATACTGCTTTGTCTTATAAATATACAGAAGGATTTTGTTAAACTCATGGATAGCCTCTACATACCTGCAAAATGGTGAACCCATTTTCCAGATTAGAGGAAATAAAACTTCTCTGCTAAAGCCAAACCAAATACAAATAGAACTGTAAGCACTTGCAGATGGGTCAGGTGGCTCCTTGTTGAGTTAAAAGAGAAGTGCATACTACTTTCTAGAGGTGGTAAATCACACCCAACCCGCCCAACCTGTTTAAGTTTAACACGCCCATTTATTAGCTCAGCCCATTTCAACCCGAAAAAATTGGATTGATAAATTGACTCATGAGATAtgttgtcaaaatattttttaagaaaaaactttttttttaatttgatatgttatatatagCCATAatacagaaaaaataatttcattaggtactaaaatgttttaaaagaacaaataaaataattaaacttagTAAAACTTGGGTTGAGTTGGATCTTGACCTATTCTATGAGTACTGCTTGCCCCGTTTTGACAAACCCATTCTGATCCAAGCAAAATTCGTTGGGTTGGGTTTTGACCCATTAGGACCCTAgttcatttaatttgattagaACACTCACAGACCAGCAATTTCCGCAAAATGGAAGGAAcgcatattttaaaatatgcatGTTAGTAAATTCTTGAGTAAAAATAGAAGTATACACAATCATACAGAACTGTACAGTACATGTAACAGAAATGCAAGAGTTGGGAGAAAATAATGATCAACATACCTCCTCAACATAAGATTAGCAAAACCATAGTGATATATTGTGGTTATGTGGCTCCCAATAACACTGGTGTAAACTCCCTGTTGAGTTATGTCAATTGGACGTAAACACTTCAGGCCAGTATGATAATCACCCAACAGACAATGAACTCTGAGCAAGCCTATCATGCTGAAATAGCCCAAAACCTTCAAGACATTACTTCCACCACTGTAATCATACCCATCAGTAGCAGTAAACTCTTCAAGACCTTCCTTTTCCCTCTCCAAGATTTGGATTATTGTAGATTTCTCCACAAGGGCTTGTAAGAAATTGAGAACACCGTAGACATTCCAAGCCTAATAAACATCATTATTAGAGTGATTTTTTAgacaataaaatcataaatggtttattaaatcataataagAAATATGTTGGTTAAAAAACACATCTTAGTTGTCCAAGTCAGGCTTTGACAGCCAATCCAATCTCTTCACCTAATGACCACTTTGCACTATAATGATTAACATCCATCAATACCATAACTTTATCCCATTATTAAACCAATATAGTTTTGTCCACAGTGGCAAAACCAAAAATTTTGCTAAGGgttttcattattaattaatatatacctAAGAAAAGTAAGCTATGACCTATATACTAGATATAATTGTCAATGTATACAGTGTAATTTTTTGACAAAAGGATGTATAATTGAACACCCATCACTGTACGTGGCGGCTCCACAGTTTGCCCATTCATGAAACACCATACGCCAATATATGACCTTGGAGACAAGCTACAAGCAATTCTTACTCCATCACGACAATTTATGACCCTAGCTATAGCTATAGCTAAAAGGAAACTATTACCCAAACGTAACACATCAATACCCTGGATAATAAACTGCAAACAGCTAAAAGATGCCACAGaagaatgatttttaaaaacaaataccGGATAAAAGATGCTTGAGAACAATGTTGCAGGGTTTACAGTTAAAAAACAATGTTACAGATTTATGCATTTACTAATAATACATGTAACCAATAATAATTCAAGGGAACGCAGATAACCACATGGTCAATATTGTaatgttcaaaaaaatttcctaGTTTTATCTAAAAATCAAGTATCAAAGATAAAAGAGtaattatgcaaaaaataataaaacgcaagaaaaaaattataaagatccttaaaaagtaaaatagagtacTAACTGaacaaatttcaaaagtatATTTCAGATAGTGCTATAACTTGGACAATCTTAATAGATTAAACTATAGGGAAGAAGAAAAAGCATCGTAATCTGTCAGCTCTACCTGGTCGTACTGCCTAAGCAACGCGATCTCTTCTGCAGTTTTGCTCTTCATCTTTGCACGGTATTGACAGAATGCCTGGAATTGGTATACAAACTCATCTACCATGTCCCACAACCACTGGTTTGGCAATTGCATGTTAACCACACCATGCAGCACCACCTACAGCAATGCAGTCTATGTGAAACTCAAGATTCATTTTACGAAGCCTATAAATGCACAGCCGTTGTTCCACAGTGTCAAGCTTAGCAACCTAGCTACAAAAATCTATACAGTAAATAAAGTGCattcctaaataaataaaatacacgCTTTCTAAAGACCCGCTAGTACTGCCCAACTTTGTCCATTTAACAAATAGATGCTATACAGTTCAAACAGTTCTTAAAACACAAACATTCTAACATCACTATGCAAagaaactttttatataatacttGTTCGTAAGATCCAAAGTAAAGACCCAAAAACTAATATAGTATAAACAATCTATTCTGAATATCaacaattttgataaaattcctTTAGGCTTATGGAGTACGATTCATAGCCAAAGTAATCACAGGTCTAGTCTGAGGGGAACTCTATTTAGGTTGTTTTTCTATATGGAGGATGTGCATGATTTAAGTAGTTTAGGTAAAATACATTGTCTGCAGTGCGAGTACCAATATATATAGAATGTCACAATCACAAAGAATTTCATGTGACGAGCATAATGATAACATATCTACAGGCTTCACAATGTATTTAGAAAAGAACTACTTCAGTTGAAGTATATCATGCTAGAAATTTGATTCATTGCCAATAAGTATAATTCAGTCACCAATATCAAATAACTATGTTTGAACTCCAAATATCAATCTACTATATGCAATCGCATTACAATATAGGCCTAAATTGTGGACTTACATTCAGACTATCGGGAGACATACAGCAAGTAAAATCTAAGAACGCGTCTAGTGTTAAAGAATCCCAATTATGAAGAATTGGAATAAAACAGGCATGGATTCATGGAACTGACTCTAATTAGCTTGGAATTGAAGCTTAGTAGTTTTACTGAGCTCACTGAATAACACAAACCAACACatcaaaaaagaaacaaataaaaaaggcGACAATATTTAAAAACCTGGAAAAGGCTGCAATAATTGTCCCACGAATCAATCCGCTGTCTAAGAGTAGGAGAAAGTCTAGCATACAAGTGACGGAACCACATCTCACGGTAAAGCAAGCAGAAGACATGGTCATTATCAACGTAAGGCGCAACGGCATCAACAGAAGGCCAAGGAGTTTCCTTAAACATACGCTCACTCAGTGTCTGAAAAGAGGTCTCATACATCTGGTGAATCTCGTAAACATTCTTCTCTCTTATGTGCCTATACAGATGAACCACGAACGATTTTACGGAATCTGGCACGAAATTCGGGTCGTACCCGACTGCATCTGTTTCTTGTGGGTAACCTCCTTCTTCGTACTCGTAGGGAGCTGCCATTGTTGAGCTTAAACGctgaaaatcaaaaatcaaaaatcgCAAATCGACGGTTTAGGTTTAGGGCGAAACTGATTAACAGTGGTGAAGATGAGGTGGTAGCAGAAGGTTTTGGATGTTCTTGACCTAAGGAATTTAGTGGAGAAGATGGGCTAATTGGGCTTTACGTTTTTGGGCTTTTGCTTTTGGGGGGAAATTTAGCAAATAGCACTTAATTACGTGTTATCAAACATTAGCCACCATTTTATAAGCTATTAACATTTGATCATATTATATGGGACGAATTGTGAACAAAAATACTCTTACTAAAAACACAAGATAACTTTAATAAAGTGTGCTGGAATTTCAGTACACTTTGTTGGAGTTTTACCATTACTTATGTTGTCCATTTCCAATCATGTCATTTTCAGAAATCAAACCTTGAATAGGATTTTTTTCCAAGGACTCATATATTAACTTAAGTTATGCTCTGTTGTTCATTACCAAAATTGGAATTCAAGTCTCAAGGGTAAATTAGAGTATGACAGCAAAgatcaaaaattcatattttcatgaCAAAGTTTGTTTCAACAATCTTTGATCATTATGTCAAGTTTTGCTTTCTACAACTGTTTTGACGGTAGATATACCTCTAAATATTCATCAGCAAATATGCATTTAGCAAGTTGCAGAATTCGAATATGAAATATTTAGGGAATGAAAAATTTAGGTTTGCAAAGTAATTCCCTCAGAATCCAGTATTAGAGCTGCGTATTCTTCCATTTGGGTGATGTAACATGGTGACTGGTTTAAATAGGGAAAATTACtaaaacatgatatattttttgtatcacTTTAGCTATGTTGTATATCATCCAAAAATAGATGCTATGCACTAATTTGTGCTCGTTCTAAATTTCAACAGTTATATATCAAGTGGTACGAGGAAAAGACAACTACAAGGAACTACTCCAAAATTCAGTATCAACAACTAAGCAACGCTCATAAGAATACCACGAATCGTGCATTAGTCAGTCTACTCCAAATCAATTACTGAGAGATCCCTTCCCACTCTACCAGCCTTCCACCACCAAGAAAATCAATGTTCCCTCAAACTAACTATACAAAACCTGAAACTCTACCAAAATGAACCGATGCTGCAGCACTCATGTGCAATTCAAAAGTTTTGCCATGCAAGTGATTGGGTAAGATATCACAAGTTAAGACCTTCCACAATATTTCATTCACTGCTCGAGGAATCCAACAGGAGGAAAGTTCATATTATTGTCTTAGCCGGCTAGAGTTGGTACGAGATAAAGCTGGAACTTCCTGGTAGTTATCAGATTCATCCTCCTCATCCGAGGACAAGAAAGAAGGACCCATCCATGCCTTGAAACTTTCATTCACACGTCTCTCTACATCTGGTGTGACCTCCATTGGATTTGCTTCAAGCATTTCTACTCCAAGATTGCGCCCACTGAAGTCACTTTCATCAAGAATTACAGCAGCTTTTCTTCTTAGAAAGAAAGCAGTCCCTCCATATAGAATCACCAGCCCCCATGAAGCAACCTCGTAACACCAAAACAAGGGTGCTGAGCAGCTGCTCCCTAATGTGAGAAGGGTTGAACCAAGAAACAGTGCAAGCAGACCAAATACGATAGCAAAAGCAACATTGAGAATGGATAGACAGCGCACTCCACCTGAAACATAATGATGAAATGTTAGGAATACAAGAATAGCAGATGAAATGAATAAATCAATCTTCCCCGTAGAGACAAAAGACACTAGGAGGTCCATCTATCCAATCCTTGGTGGATTGGTGGATTGGAGTTACCCGGAACCTGTGATGGTGGACGGTGGGAGGTAGTAGGTATCTCATGGAATTAGTCAAGGTATGCATAAGCCAGCCCGAACACCacagttatttttaaaaaaaaaaaaaagaaacgaGTAAATCAATCAATAATTATTACCCACCAGCACACATGCAAATAGGCAGGAAACAAGAGCACCCTTCCTCCCACAGTAAGCAGTGAGACAGACAAAACCCATAATCTAACAAATGTATTAAACCATCTCTATATACGTAATTCAAAACCTCCTATCACGCATGCTAATAATCTTACAAAGTTCTCCTAAAATAGATAAGTGATAGCTCAGATATCCTAGTTTTTGGGACCTGACTCCTATCCATTAATACTGTTCAAGTTGGTTTTACCTTCAGAATGAATTGAAGAAATGGAATTCCTTCTGAAGTTGTCATCTCACATTTCGCAGACCTCATACtcctttattaatattattagcaAGTTCATGAAATACCAATTACTGGAGACTGAAAATGAATCAACCCGTTCATGATAAAAGCTCAAGTCGACTTACGTTTGTACCTTCCGGGAGTATATGGGCCCACCCCTGTACCTTCCTCCCATATTAAATACACAAGCTCAACTTCTTTATAGTTATTAAACTAAGAAAACCTAGCACTTCATGCCTCCCAATAATTTAACGGGCTGCACTCTGGAAGCTCAGATCGACTCATTCAGAGTTTAAAAGGACATCTTTACCAACCAACAGTTTCCTTCATAGATATTAAAGGTAAGCTATTCCTGACTTAGCAGTTTTGATTCCCCAAACACTTAAGTGATACACTAAGCAAATAActaagatattaaaaaaatagccAAATGACCCTCCAACCTATTATTGGATTTCTAACTACACACTTATACTCAGGGTGGTTCTATTTCCCCCTTgaactattttaaaatgaaataaataatccCTCAAGTGTTTAGTTGGCATAGCGAGTGCATTTCACTCTCTCATCTGCCTTTggcttttttctttgttttctctctctttctcattatCTATCTATTTTTCAGATCTGAAATTTGCCATGCTAGGAGTTTGAAGATTTTCCGACTTCCCTTTTTGGAGCTCATCTCCTAATTAACCCTTAATCAAAATCACTTATCAGACTTTTTCCTCTCTTGTAAGATTTCGTGTCTTTATGGAACAGTGCTTTTAATTCTTTGAAGAAAGACAATTTTTCtactttcaaatataaattcaatcaCTTCATATATCAAAGAGGGTTACGTTGAATATGTTTGTGGTAGAAGATTGAGCATTAATTTGCATTTAATTCGGACAAGATAAGAAATATTCTGGGGGTaagtttttgttgaattttttgatGGGTATTGAATAATGGCTGCTGAAGAAGACGAAGTAAAATTTTTGTGCATCTTTGAGCAGGTGAAGGAGGTGGAAGAGTTAATGGTGAAAGTGGGGGAGATGATAAAAGGCAGAGGTAGAGGGGAAGATGGTAGTGGTGGAGGAGAGGATGGAGGTGGCGCCGAATTCACGTTTCCCTGCAACTGCACTAGGCAATCAAATCTTCCCCAAAAATTAAGTCCTCCGAGCCTCATGTCATCTGTATTGATTAAAGGGTTATTTAGTCCGGGGGTGATAGGACCCATGTAAAGTATAAATGTGTAGTTGGAAATCAGGTAATAGGTTGAGGGATCATTTAGCTAATTTCTCAAGATATCATGAATGCATTTTTTGTATTCGAAAGAGTAAATCAGAAAAAGGACCCAGAAAAGTTGAAGAACAATCCCAAAGTTAATTATCTCCAGGAATGAACTCAAGCCCAAAATGAACACACTGAGAGTTGAGCTCACAAACCAGTTTCCAACAGATATATAAGCCGGCCTAGTTCAAGCTAGCTCTTTGCTGGCATTGACAATCACGCTCAGCTCGTATAAATAACATAGATCTAACCTCCAAGGCTCTCCTTAGCTCGACTCACTTTTAGCTTTCCCTATAGCGTGTAAGAACATTTATGTTATAAAGATAGTCCTAACAGATCAAAGTTATGGATTGCTTCTTAGATGatctaaaattcttttgaaaagcTCATAGCAAGGTGTACacatgatataaaatattactCCCTAGTTCCTCCATACCAATTTAGGTGGCACTGCTTGACTTGGCACAAAGTTTAAGACATGAAGACTTTTGTAATGTGTGGTCTAAAAGAACCCTTAGCTATTTGTGTGGCTATAAGTCATTTCATTAACGGTAAAAGGAGAATTTTAGAGTTAAGTTGTTTCTAATTATTGAAAGGTGACATTCTATTTGGGACAAACTAAAATGGATAGTGTaccacataaattgagataaagGGAGTAATTATTAACCACACACAAGAACTACTGCAAGGTTATGTATTGTTTCATTATATTCTTCTCTAATTTCTAAGAAGTATCTATACTATGATGTAATTTCCACCACCAAAGCCATTCCTCTCGCCTTATTCCATTCGCAAAGGTTTGATAGTTATTACAATATTATTCGATCATGGGAAGTATGGCAAACTTCTCTTCATTATAACATCTTTGAGAGCTCGTTGCTTTTGTACCTTCCAACCTTAAGCTGTTACAAACTTGCTATAACAGTGGGTTACTTAGCTTCGATTTGTACCACTGCAGATAGCTCCGTATTTCGTATAACAAACTTGAATAACCCTAGTCCGTTTAAGGAAGAAAACTACTGAAAATGAATTGATGTTTCTCCTACCAAACTCttgaatttagttttttttttct contains these protein-coding regions:
- the LOC101260365 gene encoding uncharacterized protein, coding for MAAPYEYEEGGYPQETDAVGYDPNFVPDSVKSFVVHLYRHIREKNVYEIHQMYETSFQTLSERMFKETPWPSVDAVAPYVDNDHVFCLLYREMWFRHLYARLSPTLRQRIDSWDNYCSLFQVVLHGVVNMQLPNQWLWDMVDEFVYQFQAFCQYRAKMKSKTAEEIALLRQYDQAWNVYGVLNFLQALVEKSTIIQILEREKEGLEEFTATDGYDYSGGSNVLKVLGYFSMIGLLRVHCLLGDYHTGLKCLRPIDITQQGVYTSVIGSHITTIYHYGFANLMLRRYVEAIHEFNKILLYIYKTKQYHQKSPQYEQILKKNEQMYALLAIALSLCPQVKLVEETVNSQLREKYGEKMARMLRYDEEASALYDELFSYACPKFITPSAPSFEEPLVNYNQDAYRLQLKMFLYEVKQQQLLAGVRSYLKVYSTISLGKLANYMDLDEPNLRAVLMTYKHKTHAVDSDGKIISNADVDFYIDEDMVRVVESKSAKKYGDYFLRQIVKLEGIMTDIDRIKLE